A single genomic interval of Bacteroidota bacterium harbors:
- a CDS encoding outer membrane beta-barrel protein, with protein sequence MNKIDNLFKEGFQQASQAPPGYMWGKISDGLSAALGRKRKLLIWYAAASIAIMGAFTGGYYLATINSIADSRVADIENPTNIEKGKADLLIENVNPITELHESPEVIPELNNDKPFTPEIEVIEAPVHFASNSTDDHKTSPENKEQIVENKQVAQLPLKVKPKVHENIHIDSASTEVLVEQEIIEEKKPVVPPVKVPKSSKWSIGGTVGPQYAYRDVRSNGSNLFLLAVSVPDNFSARSSKSDKSYYDQIETPLISFSGGMHVNYQAGKRFYIESGLYYSRIGQLTEEMFVYEESTLGNAGSEYEIINSSAGDIVNQQQSGLLVEDLLESHTYVLDQSADGSLLYMNSSNLVLHFDYLEVPLILKYKILDRKIDLLISAGVSTALLVSNHAYVQNGSDKMQLGTTENIRKVNYNSSTGFALQYELNEQLAFHVEPVFRYSIRTISKDNYINSHPYSFQVFSGFNYHF encoded by the coding sequence ATGAATAAAATTGACAATCTTTTTAAAGAGGGTTTTCAGCAAGCCAGCCAGGCACCACCGGGATATATGTGGGGTAAAATCTCAGATGGTCTAAGTGCTGCTTTGGGTCGAAAACGGAAACTACTTATTTGGTATGCCGCTGCGTCCATAGCTATTATGGGAGCATTTACTGGTGGCTACTATCTTGCTACTATTAATTCAATAGCAGATAGTCGGGTTGCTGATATCGAAAATCCAACAAATATTGAAAAAGGTAAAGCCGATTTGTTAATTGAAAATGTAAATCCTATAACTGAATTACACGAATCTCCTGAAGTTATTCCTGAACTTAATAATGATAAACCGTTTACCCCTGAAATTGAAGTAATTGAAGCTCCTGTTCATTTTGCCTCAAATTCAACAGATGATCACAAAACCAGTCCTGAAAATAAAGAACAAATTGTAGAGAATAAGCAAGTAGCACAATTGCCTTTGAAAGTGAAACCCAAGGTTCATGAAAATATTCACATTGATTCTGCAAGCACAGAAGTATTGGTCGAACAGGAAATAATAGAGGAAAAGAAGCCTGTTGTTCCTCCAGTTAAAGTGCCCAAGTCATCCAAATGGTCAATTGGAGGAACAGTTGGTCCCCAATACGCTTATCGTGATGTAAGAAGCAATGGCAGTAATTTGTTTTTATTAGCCGTATCAGTACCTGATAATTTTAGTGCACGGAGTTCAAAATCAGATAAATCCTATTACGATCAAATTGAAACTCCACTCATTAGTTTCTCAGGAGGTATGCATGTTAATTATCAAGCTGGCAAACGTTTTTATATTGAATCAGGTTTATATTATTCCCGAATAGGGCAGCTTACCGAAGAGATGTTCGTTTATGAAGAAAGTACATTGGGGAATGCCGGATCTGAATATGAAATAATAAATTCATCTGCCGGTGATATTGTAAATCAACAGCAAAGTGGCCTGTTGGTAGAAGATTTACTGGAATCGCATACCTATGTTTTAGACCAAAGTGCTGACGGTAGTTTGTTGTATATGAATTCCTCTAATTTGGTTCTTCATTTTGATTATCTTGAAGTGCCACTAATTCTAAAATACAAAATACTGGATAGGAAGATTGATTTATTGATTTCAGCTGGCGTTTCAACGGCCTTGCTGGTGAGTAATCATGCATATGTGCAAAATGGTTCGGATAAAATGCAGCTTGGAACTACTGAGAATATCCGGAAAGTTAATTATAATAGTTCAACGGGTTTTGCCTTACAATATGAATTAAATGAGCAATTGGCCTTTCATGTTGAACCAGTTTTTCGTTATTCTATAAGAACAATCAGTAAGGATAATTACATTAATTCACACCCTTATTCATTTCAGGTTTTTAGTGGATTTAATTATCATTTTTAG
- a CDS encoding diacylglycerol kinase family protein, with product MKKEYKVTIIKRLRSFVYAHRGIIFLFKSQGNMVIHSIAAVLAVIIGILLKINMTEWCLIFFAIGFVFVSEAINTAIEQFIDFISPSYHFSAGRAKDVAAGAVLFAATTALVVGLIIFIPKIVDLLVN from the coding sequence ATGAAAAAAGAATACAAAGTAACCATCATTAAACGACTGAGGAGCTTCGTATATGCTCATCGGGGTATCATATTTCTGTTTAAATCTCAAGGAAATATGGTTATTCATAGTATAGCTGCAGTGCTTGCGGTTATTATAGGAATTTTATTGAAAATTAATATGACTGAATGGTGCTTGATATTTTTTGCGATCGGATTTGTATTTGTTTCAGAAGCCATAAACACGGCAATCGAGCAGTTTATCGATTTTATTTCACCAAGCTATCATTTTAGTGCAGGAAGAGCCAAAGATGTAGCGGCTGGAGCAGTTTTGTTTGCTGCAACTACTGCTTTGGTCGTTGGGCTTATCATCTTTATCCCAAAAATAGTCGACCTATTGGTTAACTAA